A single genomic interval of Alteromonas sp. CI.11.F.A3 harbors:
- a CDS encoding class I SAM-dependent methyltransferase, which yields MLSTLPLVVASTETDVSFESDKALALTISENWGFPIDEKPVEGFYLQVCHNVLGLADANEKKTLPVIVDFASPASLYRKAHGGGRKEPIVKAIGLKGNVHNGAAPWHVVDATPGLGRDAFVLVSVGCKVTMIERSPIVAALLDDGIRRLKAAYPELAERFALQHGNSADVMQYWNGENVDAIYLDPMFPHKKKSALVKKEMRLFQQLLGHDPDADALLAPALALASSRVVVKRPNSAEVLAGNNPSMAIESKKHRFDVYLRQKS from the coding sequence ATGCTTAGTACTCTGCCTCTTGTGGTTGCTAGCACCGAAACCGACGTGAGCTTTGAAAGTGATAAAGCCCTTGCCCTGACTATTAGTGAGAACTGGGGTTTTCCCATTGACGAAAAGCCTGTTGAAGGTTTCTACCTTCAGGTTTGTCATAACGTACTTGGGCTGGCTGATGCAAACGAAAAGAAAACGCTGCCCGTTATAGTAGACTTTGCTTCGCCTGCCAGCTTATATCGCAAAGCCCATGGCGGCGGTAGAAAAGAGCCTATTGTAAAAGCCATCGGGCTTAAAGGTAATGTGCATAACGGTGCGGCGCCATGGCACGTAGTAGATGCTACGCCCGGATTAGGAAGAGACGCATTTGTATTGGTTAGCGTAGGCTGCAAAGTCACTATGATAGAGCGTTCGCCCATTGTAGCGGCGTTACTTGATGATGGTATTCGACGTTTAAAAGCTGCCTACCCCGAGCTTGCAGAGCGATTCGCACTACAACATGGAAATAGTGCCGATGTAATGCAATACTGGAATGGTGAGAACGTAGATGCGATTTACTTAGATCCTATGTTTCCGCACAAAAAGAAATCAGCCTTGGTGAAGAAGGAAATGCGATTGTTTCAACAATTGCTTGGACACGACCCCGACGCCGACGCATTACTCGCGCCCGCGTTGGCATTAGCGTCGTCTAGAGTAGTGGTGAAACGGCCTAACAGCGCAGAAGTGTTAGCCGGAAACAATCCATCAATGGCAATAGAAAGTAAAAAACATAGATTCGATGTGTATTTACGTCAAAAATCCTAG
- the rpoZ gene encoding DNA-directed RNA polymerase subunit omega, translating to MARVTVEDAVDKIGNRFDLVLVAARRARQIATEGKDPMVDVQNDKPTVTALREIEEGLVTASTLEQDDLRDQEQQEHAEFSSVANILSDQ from the coding sequence ATGGCCCGCGTAACAGTTGAAGATGCCGTAGATAAAATTGGTAACCGCTTTGATTTGGTTTTGGTAGCGGCTCGTCGTGCTCGCCAAATTGCCACCGAAGGTAAAGATCCAATGGTTGATGTGCAAAACGATAAGCCTACTGTAACTGCACTTCGTGAAATCGAAGAAGGTTTGGTAACTGCTAGCACACTAGAACAAGACGATTTGCGTGATCAGGAACAACAAGAACACGCTGAATTTTCTTCAGTAGCAAACATTCTTTCTGATCAATAG
- the gmk gene encoding guanylate kinase, with the protein MASLLGNLFILAAPSGAGKSSLIKALMEKYASNSNNAMEVSVSHTTRKPRPGEVDGQHYHFVSREQFEALIEQGVFFEWAEVFGNYYGTSRVTIEQTLHRGIDVFLDIDWQGARQVQKLMPDTCGIFILPPSIDVLEQRLTNRGQDSDEVIAGRMKEAVAEMSHFSEFSHVIVNDDFATALNDLEAIVISQRLRTMKQQMRYQPLLDELLGSA; encoded by the coding sequence ATGGCATCATTACTCGGTAATTTATTTATACTTGCAGCGCCTTCCGGCGCAGGAAAATCCAGCCTAATAAAGGCGTTAATGGAAAAGTACGCGTCTAATAGCAACAATGCGATGGAAGTGTCAGTGTCCCACACTACTCGTAAACCTAGACCGGGTGAGGTTGATGGGCAGCATTACCACTTTGTAAGCCGTGAGCAGTTTGAAGCGCTGATTGAGCAAGGCGTTTTTTTTGAGTGGGCTGAGGTGTTCGGTAATTACTACGGCACATCAAGGGTGACCATTGAGCAAACCTTGCACCGTGGTATCGACGTGTTTCTAGATATCGATTGGCAAGGCGCACGCCAGGTGCAAAAGCTCATGCCAGATACCTGTGGTATTTTCATCTTGCCCCCTTCAATCGATGTGCTAGAGCAGCGCTTAACCAATCGTGGCCAAGACAGCGATGAAGTGATTGCCGGTAGAATGAAAGAAGCGGTGGCAGAAATGTCTCACTTTAGTGAGTTCAGCCACGTTATTGTTAACGATGATTTCGCCACTGCGCTTAACGATTTAGAAGCGATTGTGATTTCACAGCGTTTACGAACAATGAAACAACAAATGCGTTATCAGCCTTTATTGGACGAATTGCTCGGATCTGCTTAA
- a CDS encoding RidA family protein: MSKSIIQTDKAPAAIGTYSQAVKAGTTVYLSGQIPLVAETMEMVSEDFAEQAVQVFENIKAVCDAAGGTTNDLVKVNIFLIDLGHFATVNEIMSRYFNKPYPARAAVQVSALPKGAQIEIDGVMELPE, translated from the coding sequence ATGTCTAAGTCTATTATTCAGACCGATAAGGCACCTGCCGCTATTGGTACTTACAGTCAAGCCGTTAAGGCTGGCACAACGGTCTATCTTTCAGGCCAAATCCCTTTGGTTGCAGAAACTATGGAAATGGTGTCAGAAGACTTCGCTGAACAAGCGGTACAGGTTTTTGAAAACATAAAAGCCGTGTGTGATGCCGCTGGTGGTACCACCAACGACTTGGTAAAAGTGAACATCTTTCTTATCGATTTAGGTCACTTTGCGACGGTAAATGAAATTATGAGCCGTTACTTCAACAAGCCATACCCAGCGCGTGCTGCAGTGCAAGTTTCTGCATTGCCTAAAGGCGCACAAATTGAAATCGACGGCGTGATGGAATTGCCGGAGTAA
- a CDS encoding peroxiredoxin gives MIEVGSTLPEVDFSLLVNGEMTNPGTAELFNDKRVVVFAVPGAFTPTCSQAHLPGYVALADKIKAKGVDTVICLSVNDAFVMDAWGKMNNAEEIMMLADGNGHFTKQIGLDMNTSDFGGLRSMRYAMLVEDCVVKKISVEDPGRFEVSDAESMLKSL, from the coding sequence ATGATAGAAGTAGGTAGCACCTTGCCAGAGGTGGATTTCAGCCTTTTAGTAAATGGTGAGATGACAAACCCCGGCACTGCCGAGCTTTTTAACGACAAGCGTGTAGTAGTGTTTGCAGTGCCTGGCGCATTTACGCCAACCTGCTCTCAAGCACATTTACCAGGCTATGTCGCATTGGCAGACAAAATCAAAGCAAAAGGCGTAGATACGGTTATTTGCTTATCGGTAAACGATGCATTTGTAATGGATGCTTGGGGTAAGATGAACAACGCTGAAGAGATTATGATGCTGGCAGATGGCAACGGTCACTTCACTAAGCAAATTGGCTTAGACATGAATACCAGTGACTTTGGTGGTCTGCGTTCTATGCGTTACGCCATGTTAGTTGAAGACTGCGTTGTGAAAAAAATCAGTGTAGAAGATCCAGGCCGCTTTGAAGTCAGTGACGCTGAAAGCATGTTAAAAAGCTTGTAA
- a CDS encoding alpha/beta hydrolase: MAQELLPYVEQTPNTTPSACVIWLHGLGDSGHGFAPIVPELKLPDSMSVKFIFPHAPERPVTINGGMRMRAWYDIKSLDFNSRADLDGVLESASQVEALIQEQVDKGIPTNRIVLAGFSQGGVIALHLTPRFKHKLAGVLALSTYMCEPNLLAQEATDTNRDIPIMMAHGDQDEVVPIFMGNAAYKTLTDNGFNATWQTYTMQHNVCMQELNDISAWLQKVLA; the protein is encoded by the coding sequence ATGGCTCAAGAACTTCTGCCGTACGTTGAACAAACTCCCAATACCACACCATCTGCATGTGTAATTTGGCTACATGGCTTAGGTGATTCTGGTCATGGCTTTGCGCCCATCGTGCCCGAATTAAAATTACCAGATAGTATGTCGGTAAAATTTATCTTCCCTCACGCACCTGAGCGCCCTGTGACTATAAACGGTGGCATGCGCATGCGTGCGTGGTACGACATCAAATCACTTGATTTTAATAGCCGCGCTGACTTAGACGGTGTACTTGAGTCGGCGAGTCAAGTAGAGGCCCTTATTCAAGAACAAGTAGATAAAGGCATTCCCACCAACCGCATTGTGTTGGCAGGGTTCTCTCAGGGCGGCGTAATTGCGCTTCATTTGACGCCTCGTTTTAAGCACAAACTCGCGGGTGTGTTGGCTTTATCTACTTATATGTGTGAACCAAACTTATTGGCTCAAGAGGCAACTGATACGAATCGTGACATACCCATTATGATGGCCCATGGCGATCAAGATGAAGTTGTGCCTATTTTTATGGGTAATGCGGCATATAAGACGTTAACCGACAATGGTTTTAATGCTACTTGGCAAACGTATACCATGCAACACAATGTCTGTATGCAAGAGCTAAACGATATTTCTGCTTGGCTACAAAAAGTGCTTGCTTAG
- the trmH gene encoding tRNA (guanosine(18)-2'-O)-methyltransferase TrmH has product MSPERYLRIRSALAKRQTDLTVCLENVHKPHNVSAVVRTCDAIGIHRVHTVWEEKYQFRGDTAMGSQQWVRQTNHDSLGNAIGALKQQGMQVLVTHLSDTAVGFREVDYTKPTAIIFGQERYGATDEAIAMADQDIIIPMAGMVQSLNVSVAAALVLYEAQRQRELAGMYDVEHLPEEECQKLLFERGYPRLCALSKTKGVPYPAIDEIGRIDAPASWWKQMQLTPEALHALSNDEETVSTRA; this is encoded by the coding sequence ATGTCGCCCGAGCGTTACCTTCGCATTCGAAGTGCGTTGGCAAAAAGGCAAACCGACCTTACGGTTTGCCTCGAAAATGTACATAAACCTCACAATGTATCGGCGGTAGTTCGTACCTGTGATGCCATTGGTATTCACCGTGTTCACACCGTATGGGAAGAGAAATACCAGTTTCGTGGCGACACCGCCATGGGCAGTCAGCAATGGGTTCGCCAAACTAATCACGACAGTCTTGGTAACGCTATTGGTGCACTGAAGCAACAGGGTATGCAGGTGTTGGTTACACACTTGTCTGACACGGCAGTAGGCTTTCGTGAAGTTGATTACACCAAACCTACCGCGATTATCTTTGGTCAAGAACGCTACGGTGCTACCGACGAAGCTATTGCCATGGCCGATCAAGATATCATCATTCCTATGGCGGGCATGGTGCAGTCATTGAACGTGTCTGTTGCTGCAGCACTTGTGCTCTACGAAGCGCAGCGCCAGCGAGAACTAGCCGGTATGTACGACGTTGAACATTTACCCGAAGAAGAATGCCAAAAACTCTTGTTCGAAAGAGGCTACCCCAGACTTTGCGCCTTAAGCAAAACGAAGGGTGTTCCCTATCCTGCGATAGATGAGATTGGCCGCATTGATGCACCGGCAAGTTGGTGGAAGCAAATGCAGCTGACGCCAGAGGCGTTACACGCCTTATCTAACGATGAAGAGACAGTGTCTACTCGCGCCTAG
- a CDS encoding GGDEF domain-containing protein, whose amino-acid sequence MDSSSLSQFLENTHLNGAEAKRRRLTLYFISYIGGTIMAVLTVQNIARGDHFLAFWLGLFSFSVFANAMLSHVYKNNDVFYYLAGGIVVIMVAVITLTGGYHNTGLHFVYPLILIQIIIVRFRAAIIYVTGTVAVVAFIVYHQESIPANYRAEDVSRFLIALCCFITVAFISEYFWHQSRKEMLTDNLEKLRQANSDPLTKVPNRRFLESVYFERAMKNPADYFPLSVVVVDIDYFKRINDSYGHDVGDKVLIHIATLMKNAIRATDIVSRTGGEEFLILYPKTTLSMAVKLAEKIRVEIESSPFEEGEIYHPITASFGVATALTDANINAAVKLADEHLYEAKGAGRNRVI is encoded by the coding sequence ATGGATAGTTCTTCCTTAAGTCAATTTCTGGAAAATACACATTTAAATGGTGCTGAAGCGAAACGTCGCCGCTTAACTTTGTATTTCATATCGTATATCGGTGGCACTATTATGGCTGTGCTGACAGTCCAAAATATTGCTCGTGGCGACCACTTTCTTGCATTTTGGCTTGGGCTTTTTTCGTTTTCCGTCTTTGCCAATGCAATGTTGTCACATGTATATAAAAACAATGACGTTTTCTATTATTTAGCGGGCGGTATTGTGGTGATTATGGTGGCGGTAATTACCTTAACGGGCGGTTATCACAATACCGGGCTGCACTTTGTCTACCCGCTCATTTTGATACAAATTATTATCGTGCGTTTTAGAGCGGCTATTATTTACGTTACTGGCACGGTAGCCGTGGTGGCGTTCATCGTTTATCACCAAGAATCTATTCCCGCGAACTATCGAGCAGAGGATGTATCCCGCTTCCTAATCGCGCTTTGTTGTTTCATTACAGTGGCTTTTATTTCTGAATACTTTTGGCATCAAAGCAGAAAGGAGATGTTGACCGATAATCTAGAGAAACTACGGCAAGCTAATTCTGACCCGCTAACCAAAGTACCAAACAGGCGGTTTTTAGAGTCAGTTTACTTTGAGCGAGCAATGAAAAACCCCGCTGATTACTTTCCCTTAAGTGTTGTGGTAGTGGATATCGATTACTTTAAAAGAATAAACGATAGCTATGGGCATGATGTGGGAGACAAGGTCTTAATTCACATTGCTACGTTGATGAAAAATGCCATTAGAGCTACCGATATTGTGTCACGCACAGGGGGGGAGGAATTTTTAATTCTTTACCCCAAAACAACCTTGAGTATGGCCGTAAAGTTGGCTGAAAAAATTCGAGTGGAAATTGAAAGTTCACCCTTCGAAGAAGGTGAAATCTACCATCCAATCACAGCCAGTTTTGGCGTGGCAACAGCACTGACTGACGCCAATATTAATGCCGCGGTTAAGTTGGCAGACGAGCACCTTTACGAAGCGAAAGGTGCTGGGAGAAATCGCGTCATTTAG
- the hemC gene encoding hydroxymethylbilane synthase has product MQAAPKRTIRIATRKSALALWQAEYVKAKLLEHHDSIVVELVPMSTQGDRILDTPLAKIGGKGLFIKELEVAMLEGRADIAVHSMKDVPVEFPEGFGLHAICERENPFDAFVSNHFDDLDALPGGAVVGTSSLRRQCQIRKHRPDLKIKDLRGNVNTRLAKLDAGEYDAIILASAGLIRLGMEERIKTGLPASVSLPAVGQGAVGIECRNDDAELIALLQALNHGETQTRVSAERAMNERLEGGCQVPIGSFATLDGDSITLTGMVGQPDGSTLLFASATGPTKNAKSIGVEVAEALLEQGAGEILSALYD; this is encoded by the coding sequence ATGCAAGCAGCACCTAAGAGAACAATTCGTATTGCCACACGCAAAAGCGCCCTCGCGCTATGGCAAGCAGAGTACGTGAAAGCGAAACTGTTAGAACACCATGATTCAATTGTCGTTGAACTGGTTCCTATGAGCACTCAAGGTGATCGAATTCTTGATACGCCGCTAGCAAAAATTGGCGGTAAGGGCTTGTTTATCAAAGAACTTGAAGTTGCCATGCTAGAAGGCAGAGCTGATATTGCGGTACATTCAATGAAAGATGTCCCCGTTGAGTTCCCAGAAGGCTTTGGCCTTCACGCCATTTGCGAACGTGAAAATCCGTTCGATGCCTTTGTGTCAAACCACTTTGATGATTTAGATGCATTGCCAGGTGGTGCGGTGGTTGGAACCTCTAGCCTTCGCCGCCAGTGCCAAATTCGTAAACATCGCCCAGACCTGAAAATTAAAGATTTGCGCGGCAACGTAAATACCCGCCTAGCCAAACTCGATGCTGGCGAATACGATGCTATCATCCTTGCCTCTGCTGGCCTTATCCGTTTAGGCATGGAAGAACGTATTAAAACCGGCTTACCTGCTTCTGTATCGCTTCCTGCCGTAGGGCAAGGCGCTGTAGGTATTGAATGTCGCAATGACGATGCCGAGCTTATTGCGTTACTTCAAGCCCTGAACCACGGCGAAACGCAAACTCGAGTAAGTGCAGAGCGCGCGATGAACGAGCGGTTAGAAGGCGGGTGCCAAGTACCTATCGGCAGTTTTGCTACGCTTGATGGAGACAGCATAACCTTAACGGGTATGGTAGGACAGCCAGATGGCTCAACGTTATTGTTTGCCTCTGCCACAGGCCCTACAAAAAATGCGAAGAGCATAGGCGTAGAAGTCGCCGAGGCACTGCTTGAACAAGGCGCTGGGGAAATTCTTAGCGCATTGTATGACTAA
- the spoT gene encoding bifunctional GTP diphosphokinase/guanosine-3',5'-bis pyrophosphate 3'-pyrophosphohydrolase, with protein sequence MYLFEGLKQKVIKYLPADRVQLVQEAFVLAQEAHDGQMRSSGDPYITHPVAVASILADMHLDHETLMAALLHDVIEDTHYSQEDLAEAFGETVAELVEGVSKLDKIAFSSKQEAQAENFRKMMMAMVQDIRVILIKLADRTHNMRTLGSLRPDKRRRIALETLEIYAPIAHRLGIHDIKNELEDLGFLAMYPMRHRALKSAVRQARGNRKEIIENIREELSTRLTAYKIESDVLGREKHLYSIYRKMRNKELMFNEVMDIYAFRIVVDSVDNCYRSLGAMHSLYKPIENRFKDYIAIPRTNGYQSLHTSLIGPHGIPVEIQIRTQEMDQMADKGVAAHWLYKEPGDNGTTAQLRARKWMQSLLELQQSASSSFEFIESVKTDLFPEEIYVFTPDGRIIELPMGATAVDFAYAVHSDIGNTCVGVRVERRNYSLSKPLQNGQTVEIITSPKAKPNANWLNFVVSARARTRIRQYLRKQHSQEAVNMGNRLLRHALGEVKLDDIPEADIERVVAETKHDDFDSLLIDIGLGNELSAIVARRLLGENTDLPEKKGNVAIRGTEGLLVHYARCCHPIPDDEIVAVLSPGRGMTIHQIGCNNIRKLSREEPQRVLPMRWDEEPQGEFKASLRIELFNHQGTLATLTNTISGCDSNIIGLQTEEKESNIYFIDIEITTQNRVHLARVMKKIRTMPEVQKVSRHSQSRH encoded by the coding sequence GTGTATTTGTTTGAAGGCTTAAAACAGAAAGTAATAAAGTACTTGCCTGCTGACCGAGTTCAGCTGGTACAAGAGGCGTTTGTGTTGGCGCAAGAAGCCCACGATGGACAAATGCGCTCAAGTGGCGACCCCTACATTACGCACCCTGTTGCTGTTGCCAGTATTCTTGCCGACATGCATTTAGACCATGAAACCCTCATGGCAGCCTTGCTACACGACGTGATTGAAGACACCCATTACAGCCAAGAAGATCTTGCTGAAGCGTTCGGTGAAACCGTTGCTGAGCTGGTGGAAGGGGTCAGTAAGCTAGATAAAATTGCATTTAGCAGTAAGCAAGAAGCTCAAGCTGAAAACTTTCGTAAAATGATGATGGCCATGGTGCAAGACATCCGGGTTATTCTGATTAAGCTAGCTGACCGTACGCATAATATGCGTACGTTAGGTTCGCTTCGCCCTGATAAGCGCCGCCGTATTGCTCTCGAAACGCTTGAAATATATGCGCCTATTGCCCATCGCTTAGGTATTCACGATATTAAAAATGAGCTAGAAGACTTAGGTTTTCTTGCCATGTACCCCATGCGCCATCGCGCACTAAAATCGGCGGTTCGCCAAGCCCGTGGTAACCGTAAAGAAATTATTGAAAATATTCGTGAAGAACTTAGCACCCGTCTAACGGCTTATAAAATTGAGTCGGACGTACTCGGACGCGAAAAGCACTTGTACTCTATTTACCGCAAAATGCGTAATAAAGAGCTAATGTTCAACGAAGTGATGGACATTTATGCGTTTCGCATAGTGGTAGACTCGGTAGATAATTGTTATCGCTCGCTAGGGGCTATGCACAGTTTGTATAAACCTATCGAGAACCGTTTCAAAGATTACATTGCTATACCTCGTACTAATGGCTATCAGTCATTGCACACCTCGCTTATTGGCCCCCATGGTATTCCGGTAGAAATTCAAATTCGTACCCAAGAAATGGATCAGATGGCAGATAAAGGGGTTGCTGCGCACTGGCTTTACAAAGAGCCTGGCGACAACGGCACTACTGCGCAACTACGAGCGCGTAAGTGGATGCAGTCGTTACTTGAGCTTCAACAGTCTGCCAGCTCATCCTTCGAATTTATTGAATCGGTTAAAACAGATTTATTCCCAGAAGAAATCTACGTGTTTACCCCAGATGGCCGCATTATTGAACTGCCCATGGGTGCCACGGCTGTAGACTTCGCGTATGCAGTGCATTCAGATATTGGTAACACCTGCGTAGGGGTTCGAGTAGAGCGCAGAAACTACAGCTTAAGTAAGCCATTACAAAATGGTCAAACTGTAGAAATTATTACCTCGCCTAAAGCCAAGCCCAATGCTAACTGGCTGAACTTTGTAGTGAGTGCTCGTGCACGCACTCGTATTCGCCAATATTTGCGTAAACAGCACTCTCAAGAAGCGGTGAACATGGGTAACCGCTTACTGCGCCATGCCTTAGGTGAAGTGAAGCTGGACGATATTCCAGAGGCCGATATTGAACGGGTAGTGGCTGAAACTAAGCACGACGACTTTGATTCTTTGCTTATCGATATAGGCCTAGGAAATGAGCTAAGCGCTATTGTCGCCCGCAGACTGCTTGGTGAAAACACAGACTTACCTGAGAAGAAAGGTAACGTAGCTATTCGTGGTACTGAAGGCTTACTGGTGCATTATGCTCGTTGTTGTCACCCTATTCCTGACGATGAAATTGTGGCGGTGTTAAGCCCTGGTCGTGGTATGACGATTCACCAAATTGGTTGCAACAACATTCGCAAGCTTTCAAGAGAAGAGCCTCAACGCGTATTACCTATGCGTTGGGACGAAGAACCTCAGGGTGAATTTAAAGCCTCGCTGCGAATTGAACTGTTTAATCATCAGGGTACCCTTGCTACCCTAACGAACACAATTTCTGGGTGCGATTCCAATATTATTGGACTGCAAACAGAAGAAAAAGAGAGTAATATCTACTTTATCGACATCGAAATTACCACGCAAAATCGCGTACATTTGGCTCGAGTGATGAAAAAAATCCGCACCATGCCAGAGGTTCAGAAAGTGTCACGTCATAGTCAGTCCAGACACTAA
- the recG gene encoding ATP-dependent DNA helicase RecG, producing the protein MQTLATTPITALKGVGAKVAEKLAKIGLFTLQDVLFHLPLRYEDRTRVYSVAECRPFTHVSVQGEVKSADIQYGKKRMLVVKLSDGTGTITLRFFHFGAVQRTMMTPGNVIRCFGEVRTGKWGIEMMHPEFKLIDEDAPLEAESLTPVYPTTEGVKQLTLRNLTDQALKMLDKGALADLLPEGMYSDQISLNEALHAVHRPAPDTDVHEMEEGLHPAQYRLILEELLSHHLSVLKVRKLSDAQPGISIKVDKPLIEKMLAQLPFSPTGAQQRVVADIQQDMQHPRPMMRLVQGDVGSGKTLVAALAALSAIGAGHQVALMAPTELLAEQHANNFREWFAPLGIEIGWLAGKLKGKARTEVLSRLESGDVQMLVGTHAIFQESVTYQQLALVIVDEQHRFGVHQRLALRDKGEQQGRYPHQLIMTATPIPRTLAMTAYADLDTSVIDELPPGRTPVTTVVLPDSRRADVIERVRTACKANGRQAYWVCTLIDESEVLECQAAEDAAVILRTALPELNVGLVHGRLKPAEKLQVMADFKAGELDLLVATTVIEVGVDVPNASIMIIENPERLGLAQLHQLRGRVGRGAVESQCVLMYQSPLSKTATQRLTVLRESNDGFYIAQRDLEIRGPGEFMGTRQTGMAELKIADLVRDAALIPKVQEIAYTLWEQYPSHAQAIINRWIGHKEQYGHA; encoded by the coding sequence ATGCAAACTCTTGCCACCACGCCCATCACCGCCCTAAAAGGGGTAGGCGCTAAAGTGGCCGAAAAGCTGGCTAAAATTGGCTTATTTACCTTACAAGATGTGCTGTTCCACCTGCCTCTACGTTATGAGGATCGAACACGGGTTTACAGTGTGGCCGAGTGCCGCCCGTTTACCCATGTTAGCGTGCAAGGTGAAGTAAAAAGCGCCGACATCCAATATGGTAAAAAACGCATGTTAGTGGTGAAGTTAAGCGATGGTACGGGCACCATTACTTTACGTTTTTTTCACTTTGGGGCAGTGCAGCGCACGATGATGACGCCAGGCAACGTAATACGATGCTTTGGTGAAGTTCGCACGGGCAAGTGGGGCATTGAGATGATGCACCCGGAATTCAAACTTATCGATGAAGATGCGCCGCTTGAAGCAGAGTCGTTAACCCCTGTTTATCCTACCACCGAAGGGGTGAAGCAACTTACCTTACGAAACTTAACAGACCAAGCCCTTAAAATGTTAGACAAAGGCGCTCTGGCCGACTTACTGCCTGAAGGTATGTATAGCGACCAGATAAGCCTAAACGAAGCATTACATGCAGTGCATCGGCCAGCCCCCGATACCGATGTGCATGAAATGGAAGAAGGGCTTCATCCTGCTCAGTACCGGTTAATTTTAGAAGAGCTTTTGTCACATCATTTAAGTGTACTCAAGGTTCGCAAGCTTTCAGATGCACAGCCTGGCATTAGCATAAAGGTAGACAAGCCCCTTATTGAAAAGATGTTGGCGCAGCTGCCGTTCTCGCCTACAGGTGCCCAGCAGCGAGTAGTGGCCGATATTCAGCAAGATATGCAACACCCGCGCCCCATGATGCGCTTAGTACAAGGCGACGTGGGCTCAGGGAAAACCTTAGTAGCAGCACTAGCTGCGTTATCCGCTATTGGCGCAGGGCATCAAGTGGCGTTAATGGCGCCTACCGAATTACTTGCTGAGCAGCACGCCAATAATTTCAGAGAGTGGTTCGCACCGCTGGGCATAGAAATAGGGTGGTTAGCCGGTAAGCTTAAAGGCAAAGCGCGTACCGAAGTATTGTCGCGGCTTGAAAGTGGCGACGTACAAATGCTGGTAGGCACCCATGCTATCTTCCAAGAAAGCGTGACATACCAACAACTCGCCTTGGTGATTGTAGATGAACAACACAGATTTGGTGTGCATCAGCGCCTAGCGCTTCGCGATAAAGGCGAACAACAGGGGCGATACCCGCACCAGTTAATTATGACGGCGACACCAATTCCTAGAACGTTAGCTATGACCGCTTATGCAGACTTAGACACATCGGTTATTGATGAGTTACCGCCTGGAAGAACCCCAGTAACCACGGTGGTTTTACCCGACAGCAGGCGAGCCGATGTGATTGAGCGCGTTCGCACAGCCTGTAAAGCAAATGGCAGGCAAGCTTACTGGGTTTGTACCCTTATTGATGAGTCAGAAGTGTTGGAATGCCAAGCCGCTGAAGATGCTGCGGTTATTCTTCGCACCGCATTACCTGAACTTAACGTAGGGTTGGTGCACGGACGCTTGAAACCTGCCGAAAAACTACAAGTAATGGCCGATTTCAAAGCCGGTGAACTCGATTTACTTGTAGCCACCACGGTGATTGAAGTAGGGGTAGATGTCCCCAACGCTAGTATCATGATAATTGAGAACCCCGAACGGTTAGGATTAGCTCAATTACATCAGCTTCGCGGACGGGTAGGGCGCGGAGCCGTAGAAAGCCAATGTGTACTTATGTACCAAAGCCCTTTGTCTAAAACGGCAACTCAGCGATTAACTGTACTGCGTGAATCTAACGATGGGTTTTATATTGCCCAGCGAGATTTAGAAATCCGTGGGCCGGGAGAATTTATGGGCACGCGTCAGACCGGCATGGCAGAACTTAAAATTGCTGATTTAGTGCGAGACGCCGCGCTTATTCCCAAAGTACAAGAAATTGCCTATACCTTATGGGAGCAATATCCTTCCCATGCGCAAGCTATTATCAATCGCTGGATTGGGCACAAGGAACAATATGGTCATGCTTAG